One window of the Pseudomonas knackmussii B13 genome contains the following:
- the gltB gene encoding glutamate synthase large subunit — MKAGLYHPETFKDNCGFGLIAHMQGEPSHELLQTAIEALTCMTHRGGINADGKTGDGCGLLIQKPDEFLRAVAKAEFATDLPAQYAVGMVFFNQDPVKAEAARANMNREIEAEGLQLVGWRKVPIDTSVLGRLALERLPQIEQVFVGGEGLSDQDFAVKLFCARRRSSVSNAADADHYVCSFSHKTIIYKGLMMPADLAAFYPDLSDERLKTAICVFHQRFSTNTLPKWPLAQPFRLLAHNGEINTITGNRNWAQARRSKFTNEYMPSLDELGPLVNRVGSDSSSMDNMLELMVTGGMDMFRGLRMIIPPAWQNVETMDADLRAFYEFNSLHMEPWDGPAGVVLTDGRYAVCLLDRNGLRPARWVTTKNGYITLASEIGVWDYQPEDVLAKGRVGPGQILAVDTETGQLLQTEDIDNRLKSRHPYKQWLRQSALRIQASLDDDQGAASYDSDQLKQYMKMFQVTFEERDQVLRPLAEQGQEAVGSMGDDTPMAVLSKRIRSPYDYFRQVFAQVTNPPIDPLREAIVMSLETCLGVEQNIFEESAHHANQAILTTPVISPAKWRSLMNLDRPGFDRHHIDLNYDESVGLEAAVRNIADQAEEAVRAGKVLLVLSDRHIAPGKLPVHAALAVGAVHHRLVQTGLRCDSNILVETATARDPHHFAVLVGFGASAVYPFLAYEVLADLIRTGEVLGDLYEVFKYYRKGISKGLMKILSKMGISTIASYRGAQLFEAIGLADEVTDLCFPGVPSRIQGARFLDIENEQKLLAGEAWNNRKTIQQGGLLKFVYGGEYHAYNPDVVNTLQAAVQQGDYEKFKEYTALVDKRPVSMIRDLLKVKTAAQPLSLDEIEPLESIFKRFDAAGISLGALSPEAHEALAEAMNRLGGRSNSGEGGEDPARYGTLKSSKIKQVATGRFGVTPEYLVNAEVLQIKVAQGAKPGEGGQLPGGKVNGLIARLRYAVPGVTLISPPPHHDIYSIEDLAQLIFDLKQVNPQALVSVKLVSEPGVGTIAAGVAKAYADLITISGYDGGTGASPITSIKYAGSPWELGLAEAHQTLRGNDLRGKVRVQTDGGLKTGLDVIKAAILGAESFGFGTAPMIALGCKYLRICHLNNCATGVATQNDKLRKDHFIGTVEMVTNFFTFIASETREWLAKLGVRSLAELIGRTDLLEVLPGETAKQGNLDLTPLLGSDLIPAEKPQFCEVEKNPPFDQGLLAEKMIDLARSAIEGATGGEFELDICNCDRSIGARVSGEIAKRHGNQGMAKSPITFRFKGTAGQSFGVWNAGGLNLYLEGDANDYVGKGMTGGKLVVTPPKGSPFKTQESAIVGNTCLYGATGGKLFAAGTAGERFGVRNSGAHAVVEGTGDHCCEYMTGGFVCVLGKTGYNFGSGMTGGFAYVLDMDNTFVDRVNHELVEIQRISGEAMEAYRSHLRKVLVEYVAETASEWGANLLENLDDYLRRFWLVKPKAASLGSLLTSTRANPQ, encoded by the coding sequence ATGAAAGCAGGTCTGTACCATCCTGAGACGTTCAAGGATAACTGCGGATTCGGCCTGATCGCCCATATGCAGGGCGAGCCGAGCCATGAGCTTCTGCAAACCGCCATCGAAGCACTGACCTGCATGACCCACCGAGGTGGGATCAACGCGGACGGGAAAACCGGGGACGGCTGCGGCCTTCTGATCCAGAAGCCCGATGAGTTCCTGCGTGCGGTGGCGAAAGCCGAATTCGCGACCGATCTGCCCGCCCAGTACGCGGTGGGCATGGTCTTCTTCAACCAGGACCCGGTGAAAGCCGAGGCCGCTCGCGCGAACATGAACCGCGAGATCGAGGCCGAAGGCCTGCAGCTGGTCGGCTGGCGCAAGGTGCCGATCGACACCAGCGTGCTCGGTCGCCTGGCCCTGGAGCGCCTGCCGCAGATCGAGCAGGTGTTCGTCGGCGGCGAAGGCCTGTCCGACCAGGATTTCGCCGTGAAGCTGTTCTGCGCGCGTCGCCGTTCCTCGGTGTCCAACGCCGCCGACGCCGACCATTACGTCTGCAGCTTCTCGCACAAGACCATCATCTATAAGGGCCTGATGATGCCGGCGGACCTCGCCGCCTTCTATCCGGACCTCTCGGACGAGCGCCTGAAGACCGCCATCTGCGTCTTCCACCAGCGCTTCTCCACCAACACCCTGCCGAAATGGCCGCTGGCCCAGCCGTTCCGCCTGCTTGCGCACAACGGCGAGATCAACACCATCACCGGCAACCGCAACTGGGCGCAGGCCCGTCGCAGCAAGTTCACCAACGAGTACATGCCGAGCCTCGACGAGCTTGGCCCGCTGGTGAACCGCGTGGGTTCGGACTCCTCGAGCATGGACAACATGCTCGAGCTGATGGTCACCGGTGGCATGGACATGTTCCGTGGCCTGCGCATGATCATTCCGCCGGCCTGGCAGAACGTCGAGACCATGGACGCCGATCTGCGCGCGTTCTACGAATTCAACTCGCTGCACATGGAGCCGTGGGACGGCCCCGCCGGCGTGGTGCTGACCGACGGCCGCTACGCCGTCTGCCTGCTCGACCGTAATGGTCTGCGCCCGGCGCGCTGGGTCACCACCAAGAACGGCTACATCACCCTGGCTTCGGAAATCGGCGTGTGGGACTACCAGCCCGAGGACGTCCTGGCCAAGGGCCGCGTCGGCCCGGGCCAGATCCTCGCGGTGGATACCGAGACCGGCCAGCTGCTGCAGACCGAGGACATCGACAACCGCCTGAAGTCGCGCCACCCGTACAAGCAGTGGCTGCGTCAGAGCGCGCTGCGCATCCAGGCGTCGCTGGACGACGACCAGGGCGCTGCCAGCTACGACAGCGACCAGCTCAAGCAGTACATGAAGATGTTCCAGGTCACCTTCGAGGAACGTGACCAGGTACTGCGCCCGCTCGCCGAGCAGGGCCAGGAAGCGGTCGGCTCGATGGGCGACGACACCCCGATGGCGGTGCTGTCCAAGCGTATCCGTTCGCCTTACGACTACTTCCGCCAGGTCTTCGCGCAGGTGACCAACCCGCCGATCGACCCGCTGCGCGAAGCGATCGTGATGTCCCTGGAAACCTGCCTGGGCGTCGAGCAGAACATCTTCGAAGAGTCGGCGCACCACGCCAACCAGGCGATCCTGACCACCCCGGTGATCTCCCCGGCGAAGTGGCGCAGCCTGATGAACCTGGATCGTCCGGGCTTCGATCGTCACCACATCGACCTGAACTACGACGAGTCCGTCGGCCTCGAAGCGGCGGTGCGCAACATCGCCGACCAGGCCGAGGAGGCCGTGCGCGCCGGCAAGGTGTTGCTGGTGCTCTCCGACCGCCACATCGCCCCCGGCAAGCTGCCGGTGCATGCGGCCCTGGCTGTCGGCGCCGTACACCACCGCCTGGTGCAGACCGGCCTGCGCTGCGATTCCAACATCCTGGTGGAAACCGCCACCGCCCGTGACCCGCACCACTTTGCGGTGCTGGTCGGCTTCGGTGCGTCCGCGGTCTACCCGTTCCTCGCCTACGAGGTGCTGGCCGACCTGATCCGTACCGGCGAAGTGCTGGGCGACCTCTACGAGGTGTTCAAGTACTACCGCAAGGGCATCTCCAAGGGCCTGATGAAGATCCTGTCGAAGATGGGCATCTCCACCATCGCCTCCTACCGTGGCGCCCAGCTGTTCGAAGCCATTGGCCTGGCCGACGAAGTCACCGACCTGTGCTTCCCGGGCGTGCCGAGCCGCATCCAGGGCGCGCGCTTCCTCGACATCGAGAACGAGCAGAAGCTGCTCGCCGGCGAAGCCTGGAACAACCGCAAGACCATCCAGCAGGGTGGCCTGCTGAAGTTCGTCTACGGTGGCGAGTACCACGCCTACAACCCGGACGTGGTGAACACCCTGCAGGCCGCCGTGCAGCAAGGTGACTACGAGAAGTTCAAGGAATACACCGCGCTGGTGGACAAGCGTCCGGTGTCGATGATCCGCGACCTGCTGAAGGTGAAGACCGCCGCGCAGCCGCTGAGCCTCGACGAGATCGAGCCGCTGGAGTCCATCTTCAAGCGCTTCGATGCCGCCGGCATTTCCCTTGGCGCGCTGTCGCCGGAAGCCCACGAGGCCCTGGCCGAGGCGATGAACCGCCTGGGTGGTCGCTCCAACTCCGGTGAGGGCGGCGAGGACCCGGCGCGCTACGGCACGCTGAAAAGCTCGAAGATCAAGCAGGTGGCCACCGGCCGCTTCGGCGTGACCCCGGAATACCTGGTCAACGCCGAGGTCCTGCAGATCAAGGTGGCCCAGGGCGCCAAGCCCGGCGAGGGCGGCCAGCTGCCGGGGGGCAAGGTCAACGGCCTGATCGCTCGCCTGCGCTACGCGGTGCCGGGTGTGACGCTGATTTCGCCGCCGCCGCACCACGACATCTACTCCATCGAAGACCTCGCCCAGCTGATCTTCGACCTCAAGCAGGTCAACCCGCAGGCGCTGGTTTCGGTGAAGCTCGTGTCCGAGCCTGGCGTCGGCACAATCGCCGCCGGCGTGGCCAAGGCTTACGCCGACCTGATCACCATCTCCGGCTACGACGGCGGTACCGGCGCATCGCCGATCACCTCCATCAAGTACGCCGGTAGCCCGTGGGAGCTGGGCCTCGCCGAAGCGCACCAGACCCTGCGCGGCAACGACCTGCGCGGCAAGGTCCGCGTGCAGACTGACGGCGGCCTGAAGACCGGCCTGGACGTGATCAAGGCGGCCATCCTCGGCGCCGAGAGCTTCGGCTTCGGCACCGCGCCGATGATCGCCCTGGGCTGCAAGTACCTGCGCATCTGCCACCTGAACAACTGCGCCACCGGCGTAGCCACCCAGAATGACAAGCTGCGCAAGGACCACTTCATCGGCACGGTCGAGATGGTGACGAACTTCTTCACCTTCATCGCCAGCGAGACCCGCGAATGGCTGGCCAAGCTGGGCGTGCGCAGCCTCGCCGAGCTGATCGGTCGCACCGACCTGCTGGAAGTCCTGCCGGGTGAAACCGCCAAGCAGGGCAACCTCGACCTGACTCCGCTGCTGGGCAGCGACCTGATTCCGGCCGAGAAGCCGCAGTTCTGCGAAGTCGAGAAGAACCCGCCGTTCGACCAGGGCCTGCTGGCCGAGAAAATGATCGACCTGGCGCGTTCGGCCATCGAAGGCGCCACCGGCGGCGAGTTCGAGCTGGACATCTGCAACTGCGACCGTTCCATCGGTGCCCGCGTGTCCGGCGAAATCGCCAAGCGCCACGGCAACCAGGGCATGGCCAAGTCGCCGATCACCTTCCGCTTCAAGGGCACCGCGGGTCAGAGCTTCGGCGTGTGGAACGCCGGCGGCCTGAACCTGTACCTGGAAGGCGACGCCAACGACTACGTGGGCAAGGGCATGACCGGCGGCAAGCTGGTCGTCACCCCGCCCAAGGGCAGCCCGTTCAAGACCCAGGAGTCGGCCATCGTCGGCAACACCTGCCTGTACGGCGCCACTGGCGGCAAGCTGTTCGCCGCCGGCACCGCGGGCGAGCGTTTCGGCGTGCGTAACTCCGGTGCTCACGCGGTCGTGGAAGGCACTGGCGACCACTGCTGCGAATACATGACCGGCGGTTTCGTCTGCGTACTGGGCAAGACCGGCTACAACTTCGGCTCCGGCATGACCGGTGGCTTCGCCTACGTCCTCGACATGGACAACACCTTCGTCGACCGCGTGAACCATGAGCTGGTGGAAATCCAGCGGATCAGCGGTGAAGCGATGGAGGCCTACCGCAGTCACCTGCGCAAGGTCCTGGTGGAATATGTTGCGGAAACGGCGAGCGAGTGGGGTGCGAACCTGCTGGAAAACCTCGACGACTACCTGCGTCGCTTCTGGCTGGTCAAACCCAAGGCAGCGAGCCTCGGCTCCCTGCTGACCAGCACCCGTGCCAACCCGCAATAA